A genomic segment from Spinacia oleracea cultivar Varoflay chromosome 3, BTI_SOV_V1, whole genome shotgun sequence encodes:
- the LOC110786172 gene encoding Golgi apparatus membrane protein-like protein ECHIDNA — translation MRVIQIPHSLLDFLRASSFYTEVPVVLLMSDILKGDVNCSALLRFSEVVTLFHEFGYVSLARMNKKDSWLFWWSLYLTAALWIILGVFSLIRFQADYLLVVAVCLSLSIANIVGFTKCRKGYILFGGSCLAVVGAFQFLA, via the exons ATGCGTGTTATCCAAATTCCACATTCCTTACTGGATTTTCTCCGTGCATCATCATTCTATACGGAGGTTCCAGTTGTTCTACTGATGTCTGATATTTTAAAGGGGGATGTTAACTGTTCTGCATTACTGCGATTCTCTGAAGTTGTTACTCTTTTCCATGAATTTGGCTATGTG TCATTGGCTCGCATGAACAAGAAGGACTCGTGGCTGTTTTGGTGGAGCCTTTATCTTACC GCTGCTTTGTGGATCATTCTCGGAGTATTTTCTCTGATACGTTTTCAAGCTGATTATCTCCTTGTTGTAGCAGTGTGTTTGTCCCTCAGCATTGCAAACATTGTTGGCTTTACTAAATGCCGCAAAG GATACATATTATTTGGGGGCAGCTGTTTGGCTGTTGTTGGTGCTTTTCAATTCCTTGCCTAG